A window from Falco naumanni isolate bFalNau1 chromosome 3, bFalNau1.pat, whole genome shotgun sequence encodes these proteins:
- the LOC121085442 gene encoding LOW QUALITY PROTEIN: E3 ubiquitin-protein ligase TRIM62-like (The sequence of the model RefSeq protein was modified relative to this genomic sequence to represent the inferred CDS: deleted 3 bases in 2 codons), whose amino-acid sequence MACSLKDELLCSICLSIYQDPVSFGCEHYFCRRCITEHWVRQEPQGTRDCPECRRTFLNPPWAPSLKLANIVERYSAFPLDAILGAQRSPFPCKDHEKVKLFCLTDRAVVCFFCDEPAVHEQHQVTNVDDAFEELQRELKEQLQGLQESERGHTEALHLLKRQLAETKSSAKSLRVTIGEAFERLHRLLRERQKAMLEELEADTARTLTDIEQKIQRYSQQLRKVQEGSQILQERLAEADKHVFLAGVASLSERLKGKIHETNLTYEDFPTSKYMGPLQYTIWKSLFQDIHPVPAALTLDPGTAHHRLILSDDCTIVAYGNLHPQPLQDSPKRFDVEVSVLGSEAFGGGVHYWEVVVSEKTQWMIGLAHEAVTRKGSIQIQPSRGFYCIVMHDGNQYSACTEPWTRLNVKSKLEKVGVFLDYDKGLLIFYNADDMSWLYTFRERFPGKLCSYFSPGQSHANGKNVQPLRINTVRI is encoded by the exons atGGCTTGCAGCCTGAAGGAcgagctgctctgctccatcTGCCTGAGCATCTACCAGGAC CCGGTGAGCTTTGGCTGCGAGCACTACTTCTGCCGCCGGTGCATCACCGAGCACTGGGTGCGCCAGGAACCCCAGGGCACCCGCGACTGCCCCGAGTGCCGCCGAACCTTT CTGAACCCACCCTGGGCCCCCAGCCTCAAGCTGGCCAACATTGTGGAGCGTTACAGCGCTTTCCCCTTGGATGCCATCCTGGGTGCCCAgcgcagccccttcccctgcaaGGACCATGAGAAGGTCAAGCTCTTCTGCCTCACTGACCGCGCTGTTGTCTGCTTCTTCTGCGACGAGCCCGCCGTGCACGAGCAGCACCAGGTCACCAACGTGGATGATGCTTTtgaggagctgcag CGGGAGCTGAAGGAGCagctccaggggctgcaggagagcgAGCGTGGCCACACTGAAGCCCTGCACCTGCTCAAACGGCAGCTGGCTGAAACCAAG TCCTCAGCCAAGAGCCTGCGGGTGACTATCGGGGAGGCTTTCGAGCGGCTGCACCGGCTGCTGCGGGAGCGACAGAAGGCgatgctggaggagctggaggcgGACACGGCGCGGACGCTGACCGACATCGAGCAGAAGATCCAGCGCTACAGCCAGCAGCTGCGCAAGGTGCAGGAGGGCAGCCAGATCCTCCAGGAGCGCTTGGCCGAAGCCGACAAACACGTCTTTTTAGCTGGCGTCGCATCCCTTTCTGAGAG GCTGAAGGGAAAGATCCATGAGACCAACCTGACCTACGAGGACTTTCCCACCTCCAAATACATGGGGCCGCTGCAGTACACCATCTGGAAATCCCTCTTCCAGGATATCCATCCTG tgccagcagccctgaCGCTGGACCCGGGCACAGCTCACCACCGCCTGATCCTCTCTGACGACTGCACCATTGTGGCGTACGGCAACCTGCACCCCCAACCGCTGCAGGACTCCCCCAAACGCTTTGACGTGGAGGTCTCAGTCTTGGGTTCGGAGGCCTTCGGTGGCGGGGTCCACTACTGGGAGGTGGTGGTCTCCGAGAAGACCCAGTGGATGATTGGTTTGGCACACGAAGCCGTCACCCGCAAGGGCAGCATCCAAATTCAACCCAGCCGAGGTTTTTATTGCATTGTCATGCACGACGGTAACCAGTACAGCGCCTGCACCGAGCCCTGGACCCGGCTCAATGTCAAGAGCAAGTTGGAGAAGGTGGGGGTCTTCCTGGACTATGACAAGGGGCTTCTCATCTTCTACAATGCCGACGATATGTCCTGGCTCTACACCTTCCGGGAGAGGTTTCCCGGCAAGCTCTGCTCTTATTTCAGCCCTGGGCAGAGTCACGCCAACGGGAAGAACGTCCAACCCCTCCGGATCAACACCGTTCGCATCTAA